A genomic window from Lotus japonicus ecotype B-129 chromosome 1, LjGifu_v1.2 includes:
- the LOC130727864 gene encoding ornithine decarboxylase 1B, chloroplastic-like — protein MFLWIYFIFRHVLIFFTSLLHPGFHNHIPPVYIYTWIHHSYYPTSDLPINFKYSFCFLSPSYTYLSSTKRSQTMPSLVSGEIQAKDAAESLSLNPIFSASGVKGKRVTALTKECDMSHLIESIIADKPDMDSSFSVLDLGVVMELMDKWVTKFPTVQPFYAVKCNPDISLIGALAALGSSFDCASKAEIQIVLSLGISPDRIVYANPCKSESDIKYAATVGVNLATYDSVYEVDKVQKWHPKCELLLRIKYDSEGALASLGVKYGALPEEVPELLKAAEAAGVNVTGVSFHIGSGGADPLALSGAIEAAKSVFEMASHFGMSRMSILDIGGGFTCGPELDVAATKVKAAILAHFGDHQGLVVIAEPGRYFTETAFTLVSRVIGKRVRGELREYWINDGVYGSISNIIYDHATIRCAPLRQKNLTCVDAKTYPTTVFGPTCDCIDIVLKDYQLPELQVNDWLVFPNMGAYTISSGTNFNGFTSAVKHVYLACSEQS, from the exons ATGTTCCTGTGGATATATTTTATATTCCGTCATGTTCTCATTTTCTTCACGTCGCTCCTCCATCCTGGATTTCACAATCACATACCCCCAGTCTATATATACACATGGATCCATCATTCGTATTATCCAACATCAGATCTTCCAATCAATTTCAAATActccttttgttttctttcaccTAGCTATACCTACCTATCTAGTACTAAGAGAAGCCAAACAATGCCTTCACTAGTCTCCGGGGAAATCCAAGCCAAAGATGCTGCCGAGTCTCTAAGCCTGAACCCAATTTTTAGTGCCTCAGGAGTGAAGGGAAAGCGAGTTACCGCATTGACCAAAGAATGTGACATGTCTCATCTCATTGAATCCATCATTGCTGACAAACCAGACATGGATTCTTCATTCAGCGTGCTTGATCTTGGGGTAGTCATGGAACTCATGGACAAGTGGGTCACCAAGTTCCCCACCGTTCAGCCTTTCTACGCCGTCAAGTGCAACCCCGACATCTCCCTCATCGGCGCCCTCGCCGCACTAGGCTCCAGCTTCGACTGCGCCAGCAAAGCTGAGATCCAAATCGTCTTGTCCCTCGGCATCTCACCGGACCGCATTGTCTACGCCAACCCGTGCAAATCCGAGTCCGACATCAAGTATGCCGCAACCGTCGGCGTCAACCTCGCAACCTATGACTCCGTGTACGAGGTTGACAAG GTACAAAAGTGGCACCCGAAATGCGAGTTGCTCCTCCGCATAAAGTATGACAGTGAAGGAGCATTGGCATCGCTCGGCGTCAAATACGGCGCGCTCCCTGAGGAAGTCCCGGAGCTTCTCAAAGCCGCTGAGGCGGCAGGCGTAAATGTGACTGGCGTGTCGTTCCACATTGGCAGCGGGGGAGCCGACCCGCTAGCCCTCTCCGGAGCTATCGAAGCCGCCAAGAGCGTCTTTGAGATGGCAAGCCATTTCGGAATGTCCAGGATGTCTATCCTCGACATCGGGGGTGGGTTCACCTGCGGACCAGAGCTGGACGTTGCGGCCACGAAGGTGAAGGCTGCAATTCTAGCCCACTTCGGAGACCACCAGGGTCTCGTGGTTATCGCAGAGCCTGGTCGTTACTTCACGGAAACGGCGTTCACGTTAGTTAGCAGGGTTATTGGGAAACGAGTTAGGGGAGAGTTGAGGGAGTATTGGATCAATGATGGAGTTTATGGATCTATCAGTAACATAATATATGACCACGCTACCATTAGGTGCGCACCACTAAGGCAAAAGAATCTCACGTGCGTGGATGCGAAGACCTACCCTACCACCGTGTTCGGACCCACATGCGATTGCATTGACATTGTTCTCAAGGATTACCAGCTACCAGAACTGCAGGTGAATGATTGGCTTGTGTTCCCGAATATGGGAGCTTATACTATTTCTTCAGGGACTAACTTCAATGGGTTTACTTCAGCAGTCAAACATGTCTATCTCGCATGTTCTGAACAATCCTAA